A genomic stretch from Mycobacterium malmoense includes:
- the stf0 gene encoding trehalose 2-sulfotransferase produces MTESPSSYLVLASQRSGSTLLVESLRATGVAGEPQEFFQYLPSTSQAPQPREWFDGVEDESILSLLDPLDEGTPDLAPAEIWRDYIRTVGRTPNGVWGGKLMWNQTPLLLNRAKDLPHRSGDGLRAAIRDVVGEEPLLLYVYRPDVVSQAVSFWRAVQTRVWRGRPDPTRDARATYHAGAIAHVVTMLRAQERGWRNWFAEEDIKPMEISYPVLWRNLTQVVGTILDELGLDPRLAPHPVLERQADQRSDEWVDRYRADAEKEGLPT; encoded by the coding sequence GTGACAGAAAGCCCGTCGTCGTATTTGGTGCTGGCTTCCCAGCGCAGCGGCAGCACGCTGCTGGTGGAATCGCTGCGGGCGACCGGGGTGGCCGGGGAGCCCCAGGAATTCTTCCAGTATCTGCCGAGCACGAGCCAGGCCCCGCAGCCGCGGGAGTGGTTCGACGGCGTTGAAGACGAGTCGATCCTAAGCCTGCTCGACCCGCTGGACGAAGGCACGCCGGACCTCGCGCCGGCCGAAATCTGGCGCGACTACATCCGCACCGTCGGAAGAACACCGAACGGCGTGTGGGGCGGCAAGCTGATGTGGAACCAGACACCGCTGCTGTTGAACCGCGCGAAGGACCTGCCGCATCGATCCGGCGACGGTTTGCGGGCCGCGATCCGCGATGTCGTCGGCGAGGAACCGCTCCTGCTTTACGTGTACCGGCCCGATGTGGTGTCGCAGGCGGTGTCGTTCTGGCGTGCGGTGCAGACCCGGGTGTGGCGGGGCAGACCGGATCCGACCCGCGACGCGCGCGCCACCTACCACGCCGGGGCGATCGCCCACGTCGTCACCATGCTGCGCGCCCAGGAGCGCGGCTGGCGAAACTGGTTCGCCGAAGAAGACATCAAACCCATGGAGATTTCCTATCCGGTGCTGTGGCGCAACCTGACTCAGGTGGTGGGCACCATCCTCGACGAGTTGGGGCTCGACCCGCGGCTGGCGCCCCACCCGGTGCTGGAACGCCAGGCCGACCAGCGTTCCGACGAGTGGGTGGACCGCTATCGTGCGGACGCCGAGAAAGAGGGACTACCGACGTGA
- the cysD gene encoding sulfate adenylyltransferase subunit CysD: protein MTATAPTETRRVDELRLLEAEAVHIIREVVAELERPVLLFSAGKDSIVLLRLAEKAFRPLPLPFPVLHVDTGHNFPEVIEFRDRRVTGHGHRLIVASVQESIDTGRVPDPGPGASRNRAQTRTLLDALEAGGFDAAFGGARRDEERARAKERILSFRDEFGQWDPRAQRPEPWSLYNGRIKKGEQVRVFPLSNWTELDVWRYIELEDLEIPSIYYAHEREVFERDGILLAVSEYAGPRTGETAAVEWVRYRTVGDLTITGAVRSRATEITGVIAEISAATVSERGETRADDRTSAAAMEDRKREGYF from the coding sequence GTGACCGCAACCGCACCGACAGAAACGCGACGAGTCGACGAGTTGCGGCTGCTGGAAGCCGAAGCCGTGCACATCATTCGCGAGGTCGTGGCCGAGCTGGAGCGGCCGGTGCTGCTGTTTTCGGCGGGCAAGGACTCGATCGTGCTGCTTCGCTTGGCGGAGAAGGCGTTTCGGCCGCTGCCGTTGCCGTTTCCGGTGCTGCACGTCGACACGGGCCACAACTTTCCCGAGGTGATCGAGTTTCGCGATCGCAGGGTCACCGGGCACGGGCACAGGCTGATCGTCGCCTCGGTGCAGGAATCCATCGACACCGGCCGCGTGCCCGACCCCGGTCCCGGAGCTTCGCGCAACCGGGCCCAGACGCGCACGCTGCTCGACGCGCTGGAGGCCGGCGGCTTCGATGCGGCGTTCGGCGGCGCCCGCCGGGACGAGGAGCGCGCCCGCGCCAAGGAACGCATCCTGAGCTTCCGCGACGAGTTCGGCCAGTGGGATCCCCGCGCGCAGCGCCCGGAGCCCTGGTCGCTCTACAACGGCCGCATCAAGAAGGGCGAGCAGGTGCGGGTGTTCCCGCTGAGCAACTGGACCGAGCTCGACGTGTGGCGCTACATCGAGCTGGAAGACCTTGAAATACCGTCCATTTACTACGCCCACGAACGCGAGGTGTTCGAGCGCGACGGCATCCTGCTGGCGGTCTCGGAGTACGCCGGGCCGCGGACCGGCGAGACCGCCGCCGTGGAGTGGGTGCGCTACCGCACCGTCGGCGACCTGACCATCACCGGGGCGGTGCGTTCCAGGGCCACCGAGATCACCGGTGTCATCGCCGAGATCTCCGCGGCCACGGTCTCCGAGCGCGGCGAGACCCGTGCCGACGATCGCACCTCGGCCGCGGCGATGGAGGACCGCAAGCGAGAGGGTTATTTCTGA
- the cysC gene encoding adenylyl-sulfate kinase — translation MTATVTRQLLRIATAGSVDDGKSTLIGRLLHDTDSLPLDHLEAVTDEDGVADLAALSDGLRAEREQGITIDVAYRFFSTDARGYILADTPGHERYTRNMFTGASNAHVAILLVDARAGVLRQTRRHARIAKLLGIKHFVATVNKIDLIDFDRAKFADVEDQLRRLAARLGDVDITVIPIAAKHGDNVVHRSDRTPWYGGPTLLEYLESVELAAPQAEASRLRLPVQWVSRPTANVRRRYTGRLAAGTLRVGDPVVSLPAGTRSTVTALDTLDDERATAVAPLSVSIELADDIDVGRGDVLVNGADDATWPVQARELDATVCWFVDSPLRAGDRLALKQTTKTVRATVQELHTRLDPETLDELDSPVELALNDIGTVTLRTSSVVIADTYADNRDSGAFILINETTNDTVGAGTIIEAREVKPGTHPRTDIRWHPSALDRGHRWRAIGQAGATIWFTGLPASGKSTIAVAVERALVESGRVAYLLDGDNLRHGLSDDLGFSPGDRTENIRRVGHLTRLLADAGVVALASLVSPLKSDRETARALNDAARLPFIEVHVATSLAECEKRDPKGLYARARSGELKGLTGVDAPYEPPDNPDLVLDTTGADIDGLAAQVIALLNERSPRRQS, via the coding sequence ATGACCGCGACCGTCACCCGTCAGCTGCTGCGCATCGCCACCGCGGGTTCGGTGGACGACGGCAAGAGCACCCTGATCGGGCGGCTGCTGCACGACACCGACAGCCTACCGCTGGACCACCTGGAAGCCGTCACCGACGAAGACGGCGTCGCCGACCTGGCGGCGCTGTCCGACGGTCTGCGGGCCGAACGCGAACAGGGCATCACGATCGACGTCGCCTACCGCTTCTTTTCCACCGACGCCCGCGGCTACATCCTGGCCGACACTCCGGGCCACGAGCGCTACACCCGCAACATGTTCACCGGCGCCTCCAACGCGCATGTGGCCATCCTGCTGGTCGACGCGCGCGCCGGGGTGCTGCGACAGACCCGCAGACACGCGCGCATCGCAAAGCTGTTGGGCATCAAGCACTTTGTCGCAACGGTGAACAAGATCGACCTCATCGACTTCGACCGGGCCAAGTTCGCCGACGTGGAAGACCAGCTGCGCCGGTTGGCGGCGCGCCTCGGCGACGTGGACATCACGGTGATCCCCATCGCGGCCAAGCACGGGGACAACGTCGTGCACCGCTCCGACCGCACGCCGTGGTACGGCGGGCCCACGCTGCTGGAGTACCTGGAAAGTGTCGAACTGGCCGCGCCGCAGGCCGAGGCGTCGCGGCTGCGGTTGCCGGTGCAGTGGGTGTCGCGGCCGACCGCCAACGTGCGTCGCCGCTACACGGGGCGGCTCGCGGCGGGAACGCTGCGCGTCGGCGATCCGGTGGTTTCGCTGCCCGCCGGCACCCGCTCGACGGTGACCGCGCTGGACACCCTCGACGACGAGCGCGCGACGGCCGTTGCGCCCCTGTCCGTTTCGATCGAGCTGGCCGACGACATCGACGTGGGCCGCGGCGACGTGCTGGTCAACGGTGCCGACGACGCGACCTGGCCGGTGCAGGCCCGAGAGCTCGACGCGACCGTGTGCTGGTTCGTCGACTCGCCGCTGCGCGCCGGCGACCGGCTGGCGCTCAAACAAACCACCAAGACGGTCCGGGCAACCGTGCAGGAGCTACACACGCGGCTGGATCCGGAAACGCTCGACGAGCTCGACAGTCCAGTCGAGTTGGCGCTCAACGACATCGGCACCGTGACCCTGCGAACCAGCTCCGTCGTCATCGCCGACACTTACGCCGACAACCGCGACAGCGGCGCGTTCATCCTGATCAACGAAACCACCAACGACACCGTCGGCGCCGGCACCATCATTGAGGCGCGGGAGGTCAAGCCGGGCACGCACCCACGCACCGACATCCGCTGGCATCCCTCGGCGCTGGACCGTGGCCACCGGTGGCGGGCCATCGGACAGGCGGGCGCGACGATCTGGTTCACCGGCCTGCCCGCGTCCGGCAAGTCGACGATCGCGGTGGCCGTGGAGCGCGCGCTCGTCGAGTCGGGGCGGGTGGCCTACCTGCTCGACGGCGACAACCTGCGCCACGGCCTGTCCGACGACCTGGGCTTTTCCCCCGGCGACCGCACCGAAAACATCAGGCGGGTAGGCCATTTGACCCGACTGCTGGCCGACGCGGGCGTGGTCGCGCTGGCGTCGCTGGTGTCGCCGCTCAAGTCCGACCGCGAGACCGCCCGCGCCCTCAACGACGCCGCCAGGCTGCCCTTCATCGAGGTGCACGTCGCCACGTCGCTGGCCGAATGCGAAAAGCGGGACCCCAAGGGCCTCTACGCGCGCGCCCGCAGCGGCGAACTCAAAGGGCTGACCGGTGTCGACGCGCCCTATGAGCCACCCGACAATCCGGACCTCGTGCTCGACACCACCGGCGCCGACATCGACGGTCTCGCCGCGCAAGTCATCGCCCTGCTCAACGAACGCAGTCCCCGCCGACAGAGCTAG
- a CDS encoding YeiH family protein gives MRSPRSRGDGVSTASVEPDEKSAEAAFTSSRALDYAPGILLLIAVGVLGKYAQIWWNTLAKHHHWTVPDIEYVLWAIVIGLLITNTVGLHPIFRAGVLTYQFWLKVGIVALGSRFVLGDIAKLGGVSLVQILVDMAVAGTIILVVARVFGLSGKLGSLLAIGTSVCGVSAIVAAKGAIRARNADVSYAIAAILALGAVGLFVLPPLGHAIGLTDYEFGLWAGLSVDNTAETTATGYLFSDPAGKIAVLVKSTRNALIGFVVLGFALFWAARGQADEIAPGATAKAAFIWEKFPKFVLGFLAVSAIATAGWLSKGQTANLANVSKWAFLLTFAGVGLTTDIRQIARTGWRPLVVAIIGLTVVASVSLGLVLLTSRVFHWGLST, from the coding sequence ATGCGCTCCCCAAGATCCCGTGGTGATGGCGTGAGCACCGCCAGCGTCGAACCCGACGAAAAGTCCGCTGAAGCGGCCTTCACCAGCAGCCGCGCACTCGACTACGCGCCGGGCATTCTGCTGCTGATCGCGGTGGGCGTGCTGGGCAAGTACGCCCAGATCTGGTGGAACACCCTGGCCAAACACCACCACTGGACCGTTCCCGACATCGAATATGTCTTGTGGGCCATCGTGATTGGGCTGCTCATCACCAACACCGTCGGCCTGCATCCGATATTCCGGGCGGGCGTGCTGACCTACCAATTTTGGCTCAAGGTCGGAATCGTGGCGCTGGGTTCGCGATTCGTGCTCGGCGACATAGCTAAACTCGGCGGCGTCAGCCTGGTCCAGATTCTGGTGGACATGGCGGTCGCGGGCACCATCATCCTGGTCGTCGCACGGGTATTCGGGCTATCGGGCAAGCTGGGCTCGCTGCTGGCGATAGGGACCTCGGTCTGCGGGGTGTCCGCCATCGTGGCCGCCAAGGGTGCGATCCGGGCCCGCAACGCCGACGTCAGCTACGCGATCGCGGCGATCCTGGCCTTGGGCGCGGTGGGGCTGTTCGTGTTGCCGCCGTTGGGGCATGCCATCGGCCTCACCGACTACGAATTCGGCCTGTGGGCCGGCCTGTCGGTGGACAACACGGCGGAAACCACCGCCACCGGCTACCTGTTTTCCGACCCCGCCGGCAAGATCGCCGTGCTGGTCAAGTCGACCCGCAACGCGCTCATCGGGTTCGTCGTCCTGGGTTTCGCGCTGTTTTGGGCGGCGCGCGGGCAAGCCGACGAGATCGCGCCCGGCGCAACGGCCAAGGCCGCCTTCATCTGGGAGAAATTCCCGAAATTCGTGCTCGGCTTCCTGGCGGTGTCGGCGATCGCGACCGCCGGCTGGCTGAGCAAGGGACAAACCGCCAACCTGGCCAACGTGTCGAAGTGGGCGTTCCTGTTGACCTTCGCCGGCGTCGGGCTCACCACCGACATCCGCCAAATCGCGCGCACCGGGTGGCGCCCGCTCGTCGTCGCGATCATCGGGCTCACCGTCGTCGCATCGGTCTCCCTGGGTCTCGTCCTGCTCACCTCGCGCGTGTTCCATTGGGGCCTAAGCACCTAA
- a CDS encoding GAP family protein gives MLITILVMAVAVSLEPFRIGMTVLMLNRPRPMLQLLAFLCGGFAMGTTVGLVVLFVLRRRLLGSTYFTLPRVQIFIGVLALLVAAVLVVKPAAPRGGGPGKLTTWTRRLLNGHSLWVAGVAGLGIALPSVDYLAALAVILASGAAAMTQVGALLVFNVVAFALVEIPLLAYLLAPRTTRTWMTAVHDWIRSRRRIEVAALLAGVGCVLLTVGSAAL, from the coding sequence ATGTTGATCACCATCCTGGTGATGGCCGTCGCCGTGAGCCTCGAACCGTTCCGGATCGGCATGACGGTGCTGATGCTGAACAGGCCCAGGCCCATGCTGCAACTGCTCGCGTTCCTGTGCGGCGGTTTCGCGATGGGAACGACCGTCGGCCTGGTCGTCCTGTTCGTCCTGCGACGCCGACTGCTGGGGTCGACGTACTTCACGTTGCCCAGGGTCCAAATCTTCATCGGCGTGCTGGCGCTGTTGGTCGCGGCCGTGCTCGTCGTGAAACCCGCCGCCCCCCGCGGTGGCGGGCCGGGGAAGCTCACGACGTGGACCCGACGGCTGCTGAACGGGCATTCGTTGTGGGTCGCGGGAGTGGCCGGGCTGGGAATCGCGCTGCCGTCGGTGGATTATCTGGCCGCGCTGGCCGTCATTCTGGCGTCCGGCGCCGCGGCCATGACACAGGTCGGCGCGCTACTGGTGTTCAACGTCGTGGCCTTCGCGCTGGTGGAGATCCCGCTCCTTGCCTACCTGCTGGCGCCCCGGACGACGCGCACGTGGATGACGGCCGTGCACGACTGGATCCGGTCGCGTCGCCGCATCGAGGTGGCCGCCCTGCTGGCCGGGGTCGGCTGCGTCCTGCTCACGGTGGGCTCGGCCGCTCTGTGA
- a CDS encoding cation:proton antiporter, giving the protein MSNAQLTAVIFVLFVLVGLAQLLGYLFVKLGQPKVVGEILAGIALGPALLGRLPFVEHLMGTARHNSQILSFVYWLGLLLLMFVSGAEVQQLFGRGERRTVSWLVVVGTGIPFLLGLTFGPHLIRPSLAGPHGNRVSLIIILAVGVAVTSVPVVSKIFADLKILDTRFARLILGVAVLEDIVLWLALAIATSIAAKSHLNPWLMSLHLLVTVAYFVLGLTLVPRAVKRINKARWNALARHSPTGYAIAVLLAYCAVAGALDVNLVFAAFLAGFALVDNERGLFEDSIGAISKVSFAFFIPVYFAIVGLKLDLIRGVSLPMMAIFIVGTCVVKMLSVALAGRLAGFRGLDLINLGITTNARGGPGIVLASVAFDAGIISSKFYTTLVVAAVLTSQFAGAWLDYVLRKGWPLLRSDAPQDAARVPRDNGDRAVSRGTG; this is encoded by the coding sequence GTGTCGAACGCTCAATTGACTGCGGTCATATTCGTGCTTTTTGTGCTGGTCGGCCTGGCCCAATTGCTGGGATATCTATTCGTGAAGCTCGGTCAGCCGAAGGTCGTGGGGGAGATCCTGGCCGGCATCGCGCTCGGCCCGGCGCTGCTGGGCCGGCTGCCGTTCGTCGAGCACCTCATGGGCACCGCCAGACACAACAGCCAGATCCTCAGTTTCGTCTACTGGCTCGGGCTCCTGCTGCTGATGTTCGTTTCCGGCGCCGAGGTGCAGCAGCTGTTCGGCCGGGGGGAGCGCCGGACCGTGAGTTGGCTCGTCGTCGTCGGGACCGGCATACCGTTCTTGCTCGGGCTGACCTTCGGGCCCCATCTCATTCGTCCCAGCCTGGCCGGACCGCACGGTAACCGCGTGTCGCTGATCATCATTCTGGCGGTGGGCGTCGCCGTCACTTCGGTGCCGGTGGTGTCGAAAATCTTTGCCGACCTGAAGATCCTGGACACGCGCTTCGCGCGCCTCATCCTCGGCGTCGCCGTGCTTGAGGACATCGTGCTGTGGCTCGCGCTGGCGATCGCGACCTCCATCGCGGCGAAGTCGCATCTGAATCCGTGGCTGATGTCGTTGCACCTGCTGGTGACGGTGGCTTATTTCGTTCTCGGACTTACGCTTGTCCCCCGCGCCGTCAAGCGCATCAACAAGGCTCGCTGGAACGCTTTGGCGCGGCATTCGCCCACCGGCTACGCGATCGCGGTGTTGCTCGCCTACTGCGCGGTCGCCGGAGCGCTCGACGTCAACCTGGTGTTCGCCGCGTTCCTCGCCGGCTTTGCCCTCGTCGACAACGAACGCGGACTCTTCGAGGACTCCATCGGGGCGATCAGCAAGGTGTCCTTCGCCTTCTTCATTCCGGTCTACTTCGCGATCGTCGGTCTGAAGCTGGACCTCATCCGGGGCGTGTCGTTGCCGATGATGGCCATCTTCATCGTCGGCACCTGCGTGGTCAAAATGTTGTCGGTCGCGCTCGCCGGGCGGCTCGCCGGTTTCCGGGGCCTCGATCTGATCAACCTCGGGATCACCACCAACGCCCGCGGCGGCCCGGGCATCGTGCTGGCCAGCGTCGCGTTCGACGCCGGCATCATCAGCTCGAAGTTCTACACCACGCTGGTGGTCGCGGCCGTGCTCACCTCGCAGTTCGCCGGCGCCTGGCTCGACTACGTGCTGCGTAAAGGCTGGCCGCTGTTGAGATCCGACGCGCCGCAGGACGCCGCGCGCGTGCCGCGCGACAACGGCGACCGCGCCGTCAGCCGGGGGACGGGATGA
- a CDS encoding sulfotransferase domain-containing protein, which produces MNKQLMAPTRVLRDYLSDSLVWEGFLASGGFVEGDIVVADPFKAGTTWTQRIVQQILHNGQESEGGLSDTSPWLDSSWGDHASMLAVLEQQRVAGVRRVIKSHLPADALPIAPQARYVFVGRNGKDLGISLHNYLYNFSPETMEQINRIHAQWSGDPTPLVIPEDMQEFFDRWLDTHGYGCCDLLDIMASWWALREEPNVLLLHYQQLKNDLRAQIVRLAEFFSIDAASLRMDVIAEHCSFEYMSARAEKMAPFGGAHMSSAKAFFHKGLKRDHRNELTPQQVHRFDTTALDQLGNDCAHWLETGESL; this is translated from the coding sequence GTGAATAAGCAATTAATGGCTCCCACCAGGGTACTCAGGGATTATCTTTCTGATTCTTTGGTGTGGGAGGGGTTTTTGGCGTCGGGTGGTTTTGTTGAGGGGGATATTGTTGTTGCGGATCCGTTTAAGGCGGGGACGACGTGGACGCAGCGGATCGTTCAGCAGATTTTGCATAATGGGCAGGAAAGTGAGGGGGGTTTATCGGATACCTCGCCGTGGTTGGATTCCAGTTGGGGTGATCATGCCTCGATGCTGGCGGTGCTCGAGCAGCAGCGTGTGGCGGGGGTGCGTCGGGTGATTAAGTCGCATCTGCCCGCTGATGCGCTGCCGATCGCTCCGCAGGCCCGGTATGTGTTTGTCGGGCGCAACGGCAAGGACCTGGGCATCAGTTTGCACAACTATCTGTACAACTTCTCTCCGGAGACGATGGAGCAGATTAATCGGATTCATGCCCAGTGGTCGGGGGACCCGACCCCGTTGGTGATTCCGGAGGATATGCAGGAGTTTTTTGATCGTTGGCTCGATACCCACGGGTATGGGTGTTGTGATCTGCTCGACATCATGGCGTCGTGGTGGGCGCTGCGTGAGGAGCCTAACGTGTTGTTGTTGCATTATCAGCAGCTCAAAAACGATCTGCGGGCTCAGATCGTACGGTTGGCGGAGTTTTTCTCCATCGACGCGGCGTCGCTGCGCATGGATGTCATCGCCGAGCATTGCTCGTTTGAGTACATGAGCGCGCGGGCGGAAAAGATGGCGCCCTTTGGCGGGGCGCACATGTCGAGTGCCAAAGCGTTTTTTCACAAAGGACTCAAACGCGACCACCGCAACGAACTGACCCCCCAACAAGTCCACCGCTTCGACACCACCGCCCTGGACCAACTCGGCAACGACTGCGCCCACTGGCTCGAAACAGGCGAAAGCCTCTGA
- a CDS encoding PPE family protein, whose protein sequence is MLDFGALPPEINSGRMYFGPGSRPMMAAASAWDALAAQLELYAAGYSSTLSELQGQWSGGAAIAMASAAAPYVAWATTTAAQAEQAAGQARAAAAAFETAFAATVPPPVVAANRLLLATLVATNFVGQNTPAIAATEADYAEMWVQDAAAMYGYAASSSVATALTPFGEPPQTTNTGGQSAAAAQAVTGSTTGQAQTTLSELMAALPQQVQALAATADPSAASPWEWLAQLNSLVPAPVLTAFTDMNTFIFGPTQPFWQWVFTGGNIGSYSLAAKSDVESHLPKSPTPPKLPERLVGTGPGSAGMRGPVLVSVGQATSIGRLSVPPSWASATPADNPAAEPLASEGAGFRALPPWAANAPGGTPTAGMAPMANGEGRRTGNAVFRMRDRRFKMPRPAIGG, encoded by the coding sequence ATGCTCGATTTCGGGGCGCTGCCGCCCGAGATCAACTCGGGCCGAATGTATTTCGGTCCTGGCTCGAGACCGATGATGGCGGCCGCGTCGGCCTGGGACGCGCTGGCCGCGCAACTGGAGTTGTATGCGGCCGGTTACTCCTCGACGCTCTCGGAGCTCCAAGGCCAGTGGTCGGGTGGTGCGGCAATCGCGATGGCCAGCGCGGCCGCGCCGTATGTGGCGTGGGCGACGACGACGGCGGCGCAGGCCGAGCAAGCCGCGGGCCAGGCTCGGGCGGCGGCGGCCGCCTTCGAGACGGCGTTCGCCGCGACGGTGCCGCCGCCGGTGGTCGCGGCCAACCGGCTCCTGCTGGCGACGCTGGTTGCCACCAACTTCGTTGGGCAGAACACGCCCGCGATCGCGGCCACCGAGGCCGACTACGCCGAGATGTGGGTCCAGGACGCCGCCGCCATGTACGGTTACGCCGCGTCCTCGTCGGTCGCGACCGCGCTGACGCCGTTTGGTGAGCCACCGCAAACGACAAACACCGGTGGCCAATCCGCCGCGGCGGCCCAGGCCGTGACCGGCTCAACGACAGGACAGGCTCAGACAACCCTGTCCGAGCTGATGGCGGCTTTGCCGCAACAGGTCCAGGCCCTTGCCGCGACGGCGGATCCGAGCGCCGCCTCACCGTGGGAGTGGTTGGCGCAGTTGAACTCGTTGGTGCCCGCGCCGGTACTGACCGCCTTCACCGACATGAATACTTTTATCTTCGGGCCGACGCAGCCATTCTGGCAGTGGGTCTTCACCGGGGGCAACATCGGAAGCTACTCCCTTGCGGCGAAATCGGATGTCGAATCGCATCTACCCAAGTCGCCCACTCCCCCCAAGCTTCCCGAGCGGCTCGTCGGCACAGGGCCGGGCTCGGCAGGCATGCGCGGTCCGGTGCTCGTCAGTGTGGGCCAGGCGACATCGATCGGCCGCTTGTCGGTCCCACCGAGCTGGGCGTCGGCGACTCCGGCGGACAACCCTGCCGCTGAACCGCTGGCTTCGGAGGGGGCGGGCTTCCGGGCTCTCCCGCCGTGGGCGGCAAACGCACCGGGCGGGACGCCGACGGCGGGCATGGCGCCGATGGCAAACGGCGAAGGGCGTCGCACCGGCAATGCGGTATTCCGCATGCGGGATCGCCGCTTCAAAATGCCCCGTCCCGCCATCGGCGGGTAG
- a CDS encoding PPE family protein: MLDYGALPPEVNSTRMYSGPGSGPMMAAAAAWDALASGLESVSRGYTSVISQLQGEGWSGSASVAMADAAAPYVVWLTSSGANAEQAASRARAAAAAYETAFAAVVPPALVAANRTQLASLVATNTFGQNTTQIAATEAAYAEMWAQDAQVMYGYAASSSTATTLTQFTEPPQTTSAAAQSTQAAAVSQAAGSSAAGQAQSMLSQLISALPQQLQALATTASSSTAASTPWGWLTEFESLIPAPVMTAFSNFNTLSGPTNYAAALARTYTAAGSYGYAAKRDVEAHAAKPVSQVVGTEEKIPAAGLADGRRPVVVNVGRAPAIGGLTVPQAWASATPVASAVEDHRWLSEVELAAAASPEQSSTANMFGGVPAAAVGAAGAGLLSHPTVNNVLRVAPRKFKMPRPHVGG, from the coding sequence ATGTTGGATTACGGGGCGCTACCGCCCGAGGTCAACTCGACCAGGATGTATTCGGGTCCAGGCTCGGGACCCATGATGGCGGCCGCCGCGGCCTGGGATGCGCTGGCCAGCGGGTTGGAGTCGGTCTCGCGCGGCTACACGTCGGTGATCTCACAGCTGCAAGGCGAGGGCTGGTCCGGCAGCGCGTCGGTCGCCATGGCCGACGCGGCAGCACCGTATGTGGTGTGGCTGACGAGCAGCGGGGCAAACGCCGAGCAGGCGGCCAGTCGGGCCCGCGCCGCGGCGGCCGCCTATGAGACGGCGTTCGCCGCGGTAGTGCCGCCCGCGCTGGTCGCGGCCAACCGCACCCAGTTGGCGAGCCTGGTCGCCACCAACACCTTCGGACAGAACACGACGCAGATCGCTGCCACCGAGGCCGCCTACGCTGAGATGTGGGCCCAGGACGCCCAGGTGATGTACGGCTACGCAGCGTCGTCGTCGACGGCGACGACGCTGACACAGTTCACCGAGCCGCCGCAAACCACAAGCGCCGCCGCACAATCCACCCAGGCCGCCGCGGTGTCCCAGGCCGCGGGTAGCTCGGCCGCCGGCCAAGCCCAGTCAATGCTGTCTCAGCTGATTTCGGCTTTGCCGCAACAGCTGCAAGCCCTTGCGACGACTGCGTCGTCGAGCACCGCCGCTTCCACCCCGTGGGGGTGGCTTACGGAATTCGAGTCGTTGATTCCGGCGCCGGTAATGACGGCGTTCAGTAACTTCAACACCCTTAGCGGCCCGACGAATTACGCTGCGGCCCTTGCCCGTACCTATACGGCGGCGGGGAGCTACGGCTACGCGGCGAAGCGCGATGTCGAAGCGCATGCCGCCAAACCGGTATCGCAGGTCGTCGGCACCGAGGAGAAGATACCGGCGGCGGGCTTGGCGGACGGTCGCCGGCCGGTGGTTGTCAATGTGGGCCGGGCGCCGGCGATCGGCGGGTTGACCGTTCCCCAGGCGTGGGCGTCGGCAACACCGGTGGCCAGTGCCGTCGAAGACCACCGATGGTTGTCGGAAGTAGAGCTCGCAGCTGCGGCGTCGCCGGAGCAGAGCTCGACGGCCAACATGTTCGGCGGGGTGCCGGCAGCGGCCGTGGGAGCGGCGGGGGCGGGCCTGTTGTCGCACCCCACGGTCAACAACGTACTGCGTGTGGCGCCTCGCAAATTCAAGATGCCCCGGCCTCACGTCGGCGGATAG
- a CDS encoding PE family protein has protein sequence MGPESVRRRGGLHRGEARQCATPAAESGVGATVSTEKPAMTNPPTEVDPAAIDVVSMLTAVQFGTYGAMFQEVSARFAAAHEMFVKSLEINAESQETTGPGGDAATT, from the coding sequence CTGGGCCCAGAGTCGGTCCGCCGTCGCGGCGGTCTTCACCGAGGAGAGGCCAGGCAATGCGCAACACCCGCGGCTGAGTCGGGTGTCGGCGCCACCGTGAGCACCGAGAAGCCCGCTATGACAAATCCGCCAACAGAGGTGGATCCGGCCGCGATCGATGTGGTGTCGATGCTGACGGCGGTGCAGTTCGGTACGTACGGCGCAATGTTTCAAGAGGTCAGCGCTCGGTTCGCGGCTGCCCATGAAATGTTCGTGAAAAGCCTTGAAATTAACGCCGAATCACAGGAGACCACCGGTCCCGGCGGCGACGCCGCAACCACTTGA